From one Perca flavescens isolate YP-PL-M2 chromosome 4, PFLA_1.0, whole genome shotgun sequence genomic stretch:
- the cita gene encoding citron Rho-interacting kinase isoform X3, translating to MLKFKYVSQGSLKTLPCSADPITSRSSRLNQVFQGRVSLCGQQGGCTLGREEFLEALLLLYQECISPELMKIHNVANFVNKFSEVVSELRAMQPGLSDFEVRAVVGRGRFAEVQVVREKATGDVCALKVMAKTDLRTQENVVFHEEERRILALNSSPWIPQLLYAFQDKEHVYLAMEYLPGGDLMSLLNRYEDQFDEAMAQFYLAELVEAVHAVHQLGYVHRDVKPENVLIDRTGHIKLADFGSAARLTANKTVAAPIVPGGTQDFLSPEVLASINGGSHSTYGVECDWWSLGVIAYEMIYARSPFSGGTSTKTIHNILNFQRFLNFPEEPRASKQFVDLLQSLLCGAKERLGFQGLRCHSFFSSVDWNHLRQVLPPFVPALHAEDDTSNFEEPEQAAPRPPSAAQRGALPAGFQGQDLPFLGWFFSRALTALAKTESVSAGLNSPAKTNSMEKKLHLKSRELQETQDKCHKMEQEISRFQRKMTDLESVLHQKDVELKASETQRSILEQDLATYITECSSLKRSLEEARVEVSREDDKAMQLLHDIREQSNKLQEIKEQEYHAQLEEMQVTIRQLEEDLSAARRRSDLYESELRDSRQTSEELKRKAVEYQQRIQKAKEQGKADVEELLSKLEKTNSEQQVKIQELQDKLSKAVKASTEATELLQNVRQAKERLERDLERLRGKTDSSDTLKRRLRETEQEGRKTLENQVKRLEMVERRENKLKDDIQTKSQQIQQMAEKILELEENLRDAQSTAQRMETQLVQKEKLYEDKIKVLVNQMKVDLADKESLEARKAQQEEESRENCKLISEQKATINAMDSKMKNLEQRIAELSEANKLAANSSIYTQKNMKAQEEMISELRQQKFYLESQAGKLESQNAKLEEHLEKMSQQEQTKRTRLLELESRLREMGLEHEEEKLEIKRQVSELTLSLQERESQISSLQAARLALESQLQQAKTELEETTAEAEEEITALRNHRDEIQRKFDALRDSCSVITDLEEQLTQLSQENAELNRQNFYLSKQLDEASDEREDQLQLSQEVDRLRKEVADREMHLNNQKQNIETLKTTCSMLEEQVVELESLNDELLEKERQWEAWRGALEDEKSQAERRTRDLQRLLDNEKQNRLRADQRSTESRQAVELAVKEHKAEILALQQALKEQRLKAESLSDTLNDLEKKHTMLEMNARSLQQKLETERELKQRLMEEQGKLQQQMDLQKSHIFRLTQGLQDALDQTDMLKTERTDLEYQLENIQAVYSHEKVKMEGTISQQTKLIDFLQAKMDQPTKKKKGIFGRRREDVGTTTNGALAPQAQPAVPMQYGDMKLALDKERSRCADLEEALQKMRIELRSLREEAAHFKAQEHGAPATPAQARHQILMSAIVKSPEHQPNPSSLLNPSTRCKENSTPEEFGRRVKERMHHNIPHRFTVGLNMRAAKCAVCLDTVHFGRQAATCLECHTLCHPKCSPCLPATCGLPTEYATHFSEALCREKASSPALQVKEASGHVRLEGWMKQPRNGKRGQQGWESKYVVLDGTKVSIYDTEPREDYIKIEEEFELCLPDGEVTVHGAVGASELINTAKSDIPYVLKLESHPHTTCWPGQSIYFMAPSFPDKQRWVAVLESVVAGSRGSKDKVDSDAKLLGNSLLKLEGDDRLDINCTLPLTDQIVLVGSEEGLYALNVIKNSLTHIPGLTSVFQIQILKELDKLLMITGEERALCLVEIKKVKQSLSQSHLPAQPDLNPFIFETVKGCHLFSSGKIDNGTCICAAMPNKITILRHNESLNKFCIRKEIETSEPCSCIHFTGYSIIIGTNKFYEIEMKQYVLEEFLDKNDVTLASAVFAASSHSFPISIIQVTTAPQKDEYLLCFHEFGVFVDAYGRRNRSDDIKWSRLPLSFAYREPYLFVTYFNSLDVIEIQGHAALGPHSYAHLDIPNPRYLGPAISSGAIYLASSYQNKLRVICCKGNLVQSQEGVGDLQRNGSGRRRSSFFICGKS from the exons ATGTTGAAGTTCAAATACGTGAGTCAGGGAAGCCTGAAAACGCTGCCGTGCTCTGCGGATCCCATCACCAGCCGCAGCTCGCGACTCAACCAAGTGTTTCAG GGCCGAGTCAGCCTGTGTGGGCAGCAGGGAGGATGCACTTTAGGTCGGGAAGAATTTCTGGAGGCTCTGCTGCTACTGTACCAAGAGTGCATCTCCCCAGAGCTTATGAAGATACATAATGTGGCAAACTTTGTTAATAAGT TTTCTGAAGTCGTCTCAGAGCTGCGAGCCATGCAGCCTGGTCTTTCTGACTTTGAAGTGCGTGCCGTGGTGGGTCGAGGTCGTTTCGCCGAAGTCCAAGTAGTCCGGGAGAAGGCCACTGGGGATGTTTGTGCACTGAAAGTCATGGCCAAGACAGATTTACGCACTCAAGAAAAT GTGGTTTTTCATGAGGAGGAGCGCAGGATCTTGGCTCTAAACAGCAGTCCCTGGATCCCGCAGCTTCTCTACGCCTTCCAGGATAAAGAACATGTCTATCTG GCGATGGAGTACTTGCCAGGCGGTGACCTGATGTCCCTGCTAAACCGATACGAGGATCAGTTTGATGAGGCCATGGCTCAGTTCTATTTGGCTGAGCTGGTAGAGGCCGTCCATGCTGTCCACCAGCTGGGCTATGTCCACAG AGATGTCAAACCAGAGAACGTTCTCATCGATCGGACTGGTCACATCAAGCTGGCAGACTTTGGATCAGCTGCCAGGCTGACTGCTAACAAAACA GTTGCAGCTCCCATAGTCCCTGGTGGGACCCAAGACTTCCTCTCCCCCGAGGTCCTGGCATCCATTAATGGGGGCTCTCACAGCACCTATGGGGTTGAGTGTGACTGGTGGTCCCTTGGGGTCATAGCGTATGAGATGATCTATGCCAGGTCGCCGTTTTCTGGTGGTACTTCCACCAAGACAATCCACAATATCCTCAACTTTCAG CGTTTCCTTAATTTTCCAGAGGAGCCGCGGGCCAGTAAGCAGTTTGTAGACCTGCTACAGAGCTTGCTGTGTGGAGCCAAAGAGCGTCTGGGTTTCCAGGGACTTCGCTGTCACTCTTTCTTCTCCAGTGTAGACTGGAACCACTTAAGACAAG TTCTCCCGCCTTTCGTTCCTGCATTGCACGCTGAAGATGACACCTCTAATTTTGAGGAGCCGGAGCAGGCAGCCCCCCGGCCACCCTCAGCAGCCCAGCGAGGAGCTCTGCCAGCGGGCTTCCAGGGCCAGGATCTTCCCTTTCTAGGCTGGTTCTTCAGCAGAGCGTTGACAGCATTGGCCAAAACTGA GTCAGTGTCTGCTGGCCTCAATTCTCCTGCTAAGACCAACTCCATGGAAAAGAAACTGCATCTTAAAAGCAGAGAATTACAAGAAACTCAAGACAAATGTCACAAG atggagcaggagatctCCAGGTTCCAGCGTAAAATGACTGATCTGGAGTCAGTGCTCCACCAGAAGGATGTGGAGCTGAAGGCATCCGAGACTCAGAGGAGCATTCTGGAGCAAGACCTTGCTACCTACATCACGGAGTGCAGT AGCCTAAAGCGAAGCTTAGAAGAGGCCCGTGTGGAGGTCTCCAGAGAGGATGACAAGGCCATGCAGCTGCTGCACGACATCCGGGAACAGAGCAACAAGCTGCAGGAAATTAAAGAGCAA GAGTACCATGCCCAGCTGGAGGAGATGCAGGTCACCATCAGGCAGCTGGAGGAGGACCTGTCAGCTGCCCGACGCCGCAGCGACCTCTACGAATCTGAACTTAGAGACTCCAGGCAAACAAGTGAGGAACTCAAAAGGAAAGCTGTGGAATACCAGCAGAGAATACAGAAG GCTAAAGAGCAGGGCAAAGCTGACGTGGAGGAGCTTCTCTCCAAACTAGAGAAG ACCAATTCTGAGCAGCAGGTGAAAATCCAGGAGCTCCAGGACAAACTGTCCAAG GCAGTGAAAGCGAGCACAGAAGCCACTGAGCTGCTGCAGAATGTCCGGCAGGCCAAGGAGCGGCTGGAGCGAGACCTGGAGCGCCTGCGAGGAAAAACCGACTCTAGTGACACTTTAAAACGCCgcctgagagagacagag CAGGAGGGCAGGAAGACCCTGGAGAACCAGGTAAAGAGGCTGGAAATGGTTGAGCGGCGGGAGAATAAGCTGAAAGATGACATTCAGACCAAATCCCAGCAGATCCAGCAGATGGCTGAAAAGATCCTG GAACTGGAGGAGAACCTGAGGGATGCCCAGTCCACGGCCCAGAGGATGGAAACCCAACTGGTTCAAAAGGAGAAGCTTTATGAAGACAAGATCAAG GTTCTGGTGAACCAGATGAAGGTGGACCTGGCTGACAAGGAGAGCCTTGAGGCCAGAAAGGCCCAACAGGAGGAGGAGTCGAGGGAGAACTGCAAACTTATAAGTGAACAGAAAGCA ACCATTAATGCTATGGATTCCAAGATGAAGAACCTAGAGCAGCGCATCGCTGAGCTGTCAGAGGCTAACAAGCTGGCCGCTAATAGCAGCATTTACACCCAGAAGAATAT GAAAGCCCAGGAGGAGATGATCTCAGAGCTTCGGCAACAAAAGTTCTATTTGGAGTCTCAGGCAGGCAAGCTAGAGTCCCAAAACGCCAAACTGGAAGAGCACCTGGAGAAGATGAGTCAGCAGGAGCAGACCAAGAGGACCCGGCTGCTGGAGCTGGAGAGCAGGCTGCGGGAG ATGGGCCTAGAACATGAAGAAGAGAAGCTGGAGATCAAGAGACAGGTGTCAGAGTTGACCCTCTCCTTGCAAGAGCGCGAGTCCCAGATTAGCAGCCTGCAGGCTGCACGTCTTGCCCTGGAGAGCCAGCTGCAGCAAGCAAAGACTGAGCTGGAGGAGACCACCGCTGAGGCTGAAGAGGAGATCACTGCCCTCAGG AATCACAGAGATGAAATTCAGCGCAAGTTTGATGCCTTGAGAGACAGCTGCTCA GTGATCACTGATCTGGAGGAGCAGCTTACGCAGCTGAGTCAGGAGAATGCTGAGTTGAACCGCCAGAACTTCTACCTGTCCAAACAGCTTGATGAAGCGTCAGATGAGAGGGAGGACCAATTGCAGCTGAGCCAGGAAGTGGACAGGCTGAGGAAGGAGGTGGCTGACCGCGAGATGCACCTAAACAACCAGAAACAG AACATTGAGACACTGAAGACCACATGCAGCATGCTGGAGGAGCAGGTGGTGGAGCTGGAGTCCCTAAATGATGAGTTGCTGGAGAAGGAGAGGCAGTGGGAGGCTTGGAGAGGTGCCCTGGAGGACGAAAAAAGCCAAGCCGAGAGACGCACCAGAGACCTGCAGAGGCTGTTGGACAATGAGAAGCAGAACAG GTTGCGAGCAGACCAGCGCAGCACTGAATCTCGCCAGGCAGTAGAACTGGCAGTCAAAGAGCACAAAGCTGAGATACTGGCCTTACAACAGGCCTTAAAGGAGCAGAGACTGAAGGCTGAAAGTCTGTCTGATACT CTCAATGATTTGGAGAAGAAGCACACCATGCTGGAGATGAACGCCCGCAGCTTACAGCAGAAACTGGAGACGGAGAGAGAACTTAAACAGAGGCTGATGGAAGAG CAAGggaagctgcagcagcagatggACCTCCAGAAGAGCCACATATTTCGTCTTACCCAAGGCCTGCAGGATGCCCTAGACCAGACAGACATGCTCAAGACGGAGAGGACCGATCTGGAGTATCAGCTGGAGAATATACAG GCTGTATACTCCCATGAGAAGGTGAAGATGGAGGGGACCATCTCCCAGCAGACTAAACTCATTGACTTCCTCCAGGCCAAAATGGACCAGCCCACCAAGAAAAAGAAG GGTATATTTGGGCGGCGGCGGGAGGACGTAGGCACCACGACTAACGGGGCGCTGGCTCCACAGGCCCAGCCAGCAGTTCCCATGCAGTATGGTGACATGAAACTGGCTTTGGATAAGGAGCGGTCAAGATGCGCTGATCTGGAAGAGGCTCTGCAGAAGATGAGGATAGAGCTGCGATCCCTTAGAGAGGAGG CGGCTCATTTCAAAGCCCAGGAACATGGGGCTCCTGCCACGCCGGCCCAGGCTCGACATCAGATCCTCATGTCAGCAATTGTCAAATCCCCAGAACATCAACCCAACCCCAGCAGCCTTCTCAACCCCTCTACCCGCTGCAAGGAGAACTCCACACCTGAAG AGTTTGGTCGTCGTGTGAAAGAGAGAATGCACCACAACATCCCTCATCGTTTCACTGTGGGCCTCAACATGAGGGCTGCCAAGTGTGCCGTCTGCCTGGACACTGTGCATTTTGGACGACAGGCTGCCACTTGTCTAG AGTGTCACACCCTGTGTCACCCTAAATGCTCACCATGTCTTCCGGCCACCTGTGGTCTGCCAACCGAGTATGCCACTCACTTTTCAGAGGCTCTGTGCCGAGAAAAGGCAAGCTCTCCCGCACTGCAGGTCAAAGAGGCCAGTGGGCATGTTCGCTTGGAGGGATGGATGAAGCAGCCTAG AAATGGCAAGCGTGGTCAGCAGGGTTGGGAGAGTAAATATGTGGTGCTTGATGGAACCAAAGTATCGATCTATGATACTGAGCCCAGAGAAG ACTATATAAAAATTGAGGAGGAGTTTGAGCTCTGTCTGCCTGATGGAGAGGTAACCGTTCATGGAGCTGTTGGAGCCTCCGAGCTCATCAACACTGCCAAGTCAG acATACCGTATGTGTTGAAGCTGGAGTCTCATCCCCACACCACCTGCTGGCCAGGCCAGTCGATCTACTTCATGGCTCCCAGCTTCCCTGACAAGCAGCGCTGGGTGGCTGTACTGGAGTCTGTGGTGGCTGGTAGCCGTGGATCTAAAGACAAAGTGGATTCTGATGCT AAACTTCTGGGCAATTCTCTGCTGAAGCTGGAGGGTGATGACCGTTTGGACATCAACTGCACTCTGCCTCTCACTGACCAG ATCGTGTTGGTTGGATCTGAGGAGGGTTTGTACGCTCTAAACGTCATAAAGAACTCTTTAACCCACATCCCCGGGCTGACCTCCGTCTTCCAGATCCAGATCCTGAAGGAGCTCGATAAGCTGCTGATGATCACTG GAGAGGAGAGGGCCTTGTGTCTGGTGGAGATTAAGAAGGTGAAACAGTCCTTGTCGCAGTCCCATCTCCCAGCTCAGCCTGACCTCAACCCCTTCATCTTTGAGACAGTGAAGGGATGCCACCTCTTCTCCTCTGGAAAG ATTGATAATGGGACCTGTATCTGTGCTGCTATGCCCAATAAGATTACAATTCTGCGACATAATGAAAGCCTTAACAAGTTCTGCATCAGAAAG GAGATTGAGACATCAGAGCCCTGCAGCTGTATCCACTTCACCGGCTACAGCATCATTATCGGCACCAACAAGTTCTATGAGATTGAGATGAAGCAGTATGTGCTGGAAG AGTTCCTGGATAAAAATGACGTGACGCTAGCTTCAGCTGTCTTCGCCGCCTCTTCCCACAGCTTCCCCATCTCCATCATCCAGGTCACCACGGCACCACAGAAAGATGAATACCTTCTCTGTTTCCATG AGTTTGGTGTGTTTGTGGATGCATACGGCCGCAGGAATAGAAGTGATGATATCAAATGGAGCCGTCTGCCACTCTCATTTG CCTATAGAGAACCCTACCTGTTTGTGACCTACTTCAACTCTCTGGACGTTATTGAAATTCAGGGACACGCTGCTTTGGG